One genomic segment of Myxococcales bacterium includes these proteins:
- a CDS encoding glutathione peroxidase: MAMKNLEGTRIPDLTLKTRDGAAWRDVSTKELFAGRKVVVFALPGAFTPTCSSSHVPRYNELADAFRAAGVDDIVCVSVNDAFVMNAWAEDQKADRVRFLPDGNGELTQALGMLVDKRNLGFGPRSWRYSMLVDDGVITKMFIEQEVEGDPFQVSDADTMLRFVAPKAKTHDIVMFSRAGCSYCAKAKTLLGERGLAYEEIEASPRRLRAVSGRATTPQIFIDGQYVGGADELAKALLKLDER, translated from the coding sequence ATCGCCATGAAGAACCTCGAAGGAACCCGCATCCCCGACCTCACGCTCAAGACCCGCGACGGCGCCGCCTGGCGCGACGTCTCGACGAAGGAGCTCTTCGCGGGTCGTAAGGTCGTCGTGTTCGCCCTCCCGGGCGCCTTCACACCGACATGCTCTTCGAGCCACGTCCCGCGGTACAACGAGCTGGCCGACGCCTTCCGAGCCGCCGGTGTCGACGACATCGTGTGCGTCTCCGTCAACGACGCCTTCGTCATGAACGCTTGGGCAGAGGATCAAAAGGCTGACCGCGTCCGCTTCCTTCCCGATGGCAACGGCGAATTGACGCAGGCGCTCGGCATGCTCGTCGACAAGCGGAACCTCGGCTTCGGCCCGCGCTCGTGGCGCTACTCGATGCTCGTCGACGACGGCGTCATCACGAAGATGTTCATCGAACAAGAGGTGGAAGGCGACCCGTTCCAAGTCTCCGACGCCGACACGATGTTGCGATTCGTGGCCCCCAAGGCCAAGACCCACGACATCGTGATGTTCTCGCGCGCCGGCTGCTCCTATTGCGCGAAGGCGAAGACGCTCCTCGGCGAGCGAGGGCTCGCCTACGAAGAGATCGAGGCGTCGCCCCGACGCCTCCGCGCGGTGAGTGGCCGCGCGACGACGCCGCAGATCTTCATCGATGGCCAGTACGTCGGTGGCGCTGACGAGCTCGCGAAGGCTCTCCTTAAGCTCGACGAGCGCTGA
- a CDS encoding sigma 54-dependent Fis family transcriptional regulator, which produces MDHSTERHDRSVTPPRAVVLRVLAGPDTGSERTLFPSDKLLVGTSQSCALKLGDRRVSRRHLALEQTPEGLLVRDLGSTNGTFVRGVRVREAYVVPGDTIEIGDSQLATTDVDAPADAAPPEADSFGRMVGRSIEMRRLFALADKLAKAEMHVLIEGETGTGKELLAEELHARSVRAQGPLVTFSALAEDPHASAALLFGAAPGMLPSAPDGKAGLLEQAQGGTLILDEPSELTPDIQRRLAGALARGEAQRVGGAAFKLDVRILTTTNANLDRAVERGLFREDLFFALAAARVEIAPVRRRAADIAVLARHFWAAAHGTGDVPSSLVAHLEAYPWPGNVRELENAVARHLATGELDVGARSKSLPPEADTTDVVAEVLAKRLPLVQARQEVVVRFEQAYVDQILREHNGNVTRAARASGLAHRYFQALKARRQK; this is translated from the coding sequence ATGGACCACAGCACTGAACGTCACGATCGCAGCGTCACCCCTCCCCGCGCCGTCGTCTTGCGCGTGCTAGCTGGCCCCGACACGGGGAGTGAGCGAACGCTCTTTCCCAGTGACAAGCTGCTTGTCGGCACGAGCCAGAGCTGCGCGCTCAAGCTCGGCGACCGTCGCGTATCGCGGAGGCACTTGGCGCTCGAGCAAACGCCCGAGGGGCTCTTGGTGCGCGACCTCGGTTCGACCAACGGCACCTTCGTCCGCGGCGTGCGCGTGCGCGAAGCCTACGTCGTCCCCGGCGACACCATCGAGATCGGCGATTCGCAGCTCGCCACGACCGACGTCGACGCGCCGGCCGACGCCGCCCCCCCGGAGGCCGACAGCTTTGGTCGCATGGTGGGTCGCTCCATCGAGATGAGGCGCCTCTTCGCGCTCGCCGACAAGCTCGCGAAGGCCGAGATGCACGTGCTCATCGAAGGCGAGACGGGCACCGGCAAGGAGCTGCTCGCCGAGGAGCTTCACGCACGGAGCGTCCGTGCGCAGGGCCCGCTCGTCACGTTCAGCGCGCTGGCGGAGGATCCGCACGCGTCGGCGGCGCTGCTCTTCGGCGCCGCGCCGGGCATGTTGCCATCGGCGCCCGACGGCAAGGCCGGCCTCCTCGAACAAGCGCAAGGCGGCACGCTCATCCTCGACGAGCCGAGCGAGCTGACGCCGGACATCCAACGGCGCCTCGCCGGCGCCCTCGCGCGGGGCGAAGCGCAGCGCGTCGGCGGCGCGGCCTTCAAGCTCGACGTCCGCATTCTGACGACGACGAACGCGAACCTCGACCGCGCCGTGGAGCGAGGGCTCTTCCGCGAAGATCTCTTCTTCGCGCTGGCGGCGGCGCGCGTGGAGATCGCGCCGGTCCGGCGACGCGCGGCAGACATCGCCGTGCTCGCGCGTCACTTCTGGGCAGCGGCCCACGGCACCGGCGACGTCCCGTCGTCTTTGGTGGCGCACCTCGAGGCCTACCCGTGGCCGGGCAACGTGCGCGAGCTCGAGAACGCCGTGGCCCGCCACCTCGCGACCGGCGAGCTCGACGTCGGGGCACGTTCCAAGTCGCTGCCGCCCGAGGCTGACACGACGGACGTCGTCGCCGAGGTCCTCGCCAAGCGCCTTCCCCTGGTGCAGGCGCGGCAAGAGGTCGTCGTGCGCTTCGAGCAAGCGTACGTCGACCAAATCTTGCGCGAGCACAACGGCAACGTGACGCGAGCCGCGCGCGCCTCGGGACTCGCGCATCGGTATTTCCAGGCGCTCAAGGCGCGCCGGCAGAAGTAG
- a CDS encoding DUF2330 domain-containing protein, whose translation MRKLRVAMAFLASLSAIARPSTTHACAPAMPKDQPPLRIRGEEALIVWDEAHKEEHFVRKAIFDTSVKSFGFLVPTPTRPKLAEASPAVFDALANLTKPEVVEEARWSVLPSLLFLSMRSKSETVAASAPAEAVRVLEETRVAGMDATVLAATDADALGRWLGERGFEFRPALRDWLKPYVDAGYTLTAFRYERPDVAGPGAIAVPIAPTAVRLSFKSERPFYPYREPSDAAAVPGRTLSLFLVGPRRLDGALGAGAAPWISASTRFADAVAAAPLAATLAGVTLPDKPWVTQIVDETSLRAREDVFFGPGDARVRPPPFVIYKDGSSSCPWSSSFRPSSSSSGASASGAVRWYRPRHETPRHPFPALRRPHHLRLPRLL comes from the coding sequence TTGCGCAAATTGCGCGTGGCCATGGCGTTTTTGGCCTCCCTGTCGGCCATCGCCAGGCCTTCCACGACGCACGCGTGCGCGCCGGCGATGCCGAAAGATCAGCCGCCGCTGCGCATTCGCGGTGAAGAGGCGCTCATCGTTTGGGACGAGGCCCACAAAGAGGAGCATTTCGTCCGCAAGGCCATCTTCGACACGAGCGTGAAGAGCTTCGGCTTCCTCGTGCCGACGCCGACGCGTCCCAAGCTCGCGGAGGCGAGCCCCGCGGTCTTCGACGCGCTCGCCAACCTCACGAAGCCTGAGGTCGTCGAAGAAGCACGCTGGTCGGTGCTTCCGTCGCTGCTCTTTCTGTCGATGCGAAGCAAGTCCGAGACAGTCGCCGCCTCAGCTCCGGCGGAAGCCGTTCGAGTCCTCGAGGAGACACGCGTCGCCGGCATGGACGCCACGGTGCTCGCAGCCACCGACGCCGACGCGCTGGGCCGTTGGCTCGGCGAGCGCGGCTTCGAATTCCGGCCAGCGCTCCGCGACTGGCTGAAACCCTACGTTGATGCCGGTTACACGCTTACGGCGTTCCGCTACGAAAGGCCCGACGTCGCCGGGCCGGGTGCCATCGCCGTCCCCATCGCTCCCACGGCCGTGCGCCTCTCGTTCAAAAGCGAGCGACCGTTCTATCCGTACCGTGAGCCGAGCGACGCGGCGGCCGTGCCGGGGCGAACGCTGAGCCTCTTCTTGGTCGGCCCGCGACGGCTCGACGGCGCGCTCGGTGCCGGTGCAGCGCCTTGGATCAGCGCGAGCACGCGCTTCGCGGATGCCGTCGCCGCCGCGCCGCTAGCGGCGACGCTCGCCGGCGTTACCTTGCCGGACAAGCCTTGGGTCACGCAGATCGTCGACGAGACGAGCCTCCGCGCACGCGAGGACGTGTTCTTCGGTCCCGGCGACGCGCGCGTTCGCCCTCCCCCATTTGTAATCTACAAGGACGGGAGCTCTTCTTGCCCTTGGAGCTCATCCTTCCGGCCATCCTCCTCTTCGTCTGGCGCCTCCGCAAGCGGCGCCGTCCGATGGTATAGGCCCCGGCATGAGACGCCTCGCCACCCTTTCCCTGCTCTTCGCCGGCCCCATCACCTTCGCCTCCCACGCCTGCTCTAG
- a CDS encoding SUMF1/EgtB/PvdO family nonheme iron enzyme — MSRRLVTLAILSSGALLAITSGAATPDEAPEESRAQVDEALKALGRVMRGAKRTLVAGAPGSLEEVIAKFAPAKFHPVDEGKTPPRKKEGACPTEMALVAERVCVDRWEASLVTRKDDGTEEAVSPFESPPSGQKFFARSVAAATPQAYIKGPEALAACRASGKRLCEAAEWRAACGGSQGFAFPYGKKKEPRRCRDRGTAPMMVFHASTLKKGWGRTELNDPRLNQLPNTVSKTGSHEGCVNDYGLFDMVGNLHEWTADPNGTFQGGYYLDTAEHGEGCAYRTIAHPFDYSDYSIGFRCCSDPT; from the coding sequence ATGTCGCGACGCCTTGTGACCCTGGCCATCCTCTCGAGCGGAGCCCTCCTGGCCATCACGAGCGGCGCTGCGACACCGGACGAGGCGCCGGAGGAATCGCGCGCCCAGGTCGACGAAGCGCTCAAGGCGCTGGGGCGGGTGATGCGTGGCGCGAAGCGTACGCTGGTCGCCGGCGCGCCTGGCTCGCTCGAAGAGGTCATCGCCAAGTTTGCGCCGGCGAAGTTTCATCCCGTCGACGAAGGGAAGACGCCGCCACGCAAGAAGGAGGGCGCGTGCCCCACGGAGATGGCGCTCGTCGCCGAGCGCGTCTGCGTCGATCGCTGGGAGGCCTCGCTCGTGACTCGAAAGGACGACGGCACGGAAGAAGCGGTCTCGCCCTTCGAGTCACCGCCATCGGGCCAGAAGTTCTTTGCGCGGAGCGTCGCCGCTGCGACGCCTCAGGCCTACATCAAAGGGCCCGAGGCGCTCGCCGCGTGCCGCGCATCAGGAAAACGACTCTGCGAGGCGGCCGAGTGGCGCGCCGCATGCGGAGGCTCACAGGGCTTCGCGTTTCCCTACGGTAAGAAGAAGGAGCCGCGCCGCTGCCGCGACCGCGGGACGGCCCCGATGATGGTCTTTCACGCGAGCACGCTCAAGAAGGGCTGGGGCAGGACCGAGCTCAACGATCCACGCCTCAACCAGCTGCCGAACACCGTCAGCAAGACCGGCTCGCACGAGGGTTGCGTCAACGACTACGGCCTGTTCGACATGGTCGGCAACCTGCACGAATGGACGGCCGATCCCAACGGCACCTTCCAGGGCGGGTATTACCTCGACACGGCGGAACACGGCGAGGGGTGCGCGTATCGAACGATCGCGCACCCCTTCGACTACAGCGACTATTCCATCGGCTTCCGCTGCTGCAGCGACCCGACGTAG